A region of Rhodanobacteraceae bacterium DNA encodes the following proteins:
- a CDS encoding Transamidase GatB domain protein: MSDLKTRITDDMKTAMKGGDKPRLGVIRLILAALKQREVDERITLDDAAVLHVLEKMLKQRRDSITQYEAAQREDLAAQERYEVGVIEAYLPAQLSDAELDALIAQCIADAGATSPRDMGKVMALLKERAAGRADMGALSQRVKAKLAG; the protein is encoded by the coding sequence ATGAGCGATCTCAAGACCCGCATCACCGACGACATGAAGACCGCGATGAAGGGCGGCGACAAGCCGCGCCTCGGCGTGATCCGGTTGATCCTGGCTGCGCTCAAGCAGCGCGAAGTGGACGAGCGCATCACGCTGGACGATGCGGCCGTGCTGCATGTGCTGGAAAAAATGCTGAAGCAGCGCCGCGATTCGATCACGCAGTACGAGGCCGCCCAACGCGAAGACCTGGCCGCGCAGGAACGTTACGAGGTCGGCGTGATCGAGGCCTACCTGCCCGCGCAACTGAGCGACGCCGAACTGGACGCACTGATCGCGCAGTGCATCGCTGATGCGGGCGCCACGTCGCCGCGCGACATGGGCAAGGTGATGGCGCTGCTGAAGGAACGCGCGGCCGGCCGCGCCGACATGGGCGCGCTCTCGCAACGCGTGAAGGCGAAACTCGCAGGCTGA
- a CDS encoding SSU ribosomal protein S21p: protein MPSVKVRENEPFEIALRRFKRTCEKAGVLAETRKREFYEKPTQERKRKRAAAVKRHLRRVSREVTRRKRLY, encoded by the coding sequence ATGCCCAGCGTCAAAGTCCGCGAGAACGAGCCGTTCGAAATCGCCCTGCGCCGCTTCAAGCGCACCTGCGAAAAGGCCGGCGTGCTCGCCGAAACGCGCAAGCGCGAGTTTTACGAGAAGCCGACCCAGGAACGCAAGCGCAAGCGCGCGGCGGCGGTCAAGCGCCACCTGCGCCGGGTCTCGCGCGAAGTCACGCGCCGCAAGCGCCTGTACTGA
- a CDS encoding N(6)-L-threonylcarbamoyladenine synthase produces the protein MTDSKGPATGPVLGIESSCDETGVAVYAPGRGLLAHALYSQIALHAEYGGVVPELASRDHVRKLLPLLRQTLADAGLKISDLSAVAYTAGPGLIGALLVGASVARSLAWALEVPAIGVHHMEGHLLAPLLEEPPSGTEPLAPPFVALLVSGGHSLLVGVEKIGRYTILGDTLDDAAGEAFDKTAKLMGLPYPGGPALAKLAEAGDPKAFHFSRPMTDRPGLDFSFSGLKTQVLMAWRDSDKAASTKAAIARGFEEAIVETLAIKCRRALAQTGYQRLVISGGVGANQRLRAQLAAAGQREGFRTYFPRLAFCTDNGAMIALAGSIRLAVGQHTGPEIRVQPRWDLQTLPEVA, from the coding sequence ATGACCGATTCAAAGGGGCCGGCGACCGGTCCGGTGCTGGGCATCGAAAGTTCCTGCGACGAAACCGGGGTGGCGGTCTATGCACCCGGCCGCGGGCTGCTGGCGCACGCGCTGTATTCGCAGATCGCGCTGCACGCCGAGTACGGCGGGGTGGTGCCGGAACTCGCCAGCCGCGACCACGTCCGCAAGCTGCTTCCCCTTTTGCGCCAGACACTTGCCGATGCCGGCCTGAAGATCTCGGACCTGTCGGCGGTGGCCTATACCGCCGGTCCCGGCCTGATCGGGGCGTTGCTGGTGGGCGCTTCGGTGGCGCGTTCGCTGGCTTGGGCGCTGGAGGTGCCCGCGATCGGCGTGCACCACATGGAAGGGCACCTCTTGGCGCCACTGCTGGAAGAACCGCCGTCCGGAACCGAGCCGCTGGCGCCGCCGTTCGTGGCGTTGCTGGTGTCGGGCGGGCATTCGCTGCTGGTCGGGGTCGAGAAGATCGGCCGCTACACGATCCTCGGCGACACCCTGGACGACGCCGCTGGCGAAGCCTTCGACAAGACCGCCAAGCTGATGGGCCTGCCGTATCCGGGTGGCCCGGCGCTGGCGAAGCTGGCCGAGGCCGGCGATCCGAAGGCGTTCCATTTCTCGCGCCCGATGACCGACCGGCCGGGCCTCGATTTCAGTTTCTCGGGCCTGAAGACACAGGTGCTGATGGCGTGGCGCGACAGCGACAAGGCCGCGTCCACCAAGGCCGCCATCGCGCGCGGCTTCGAGGAAGCCATCGTGGAAACGCTGGCGATCAAGTGCCGGCGCGCGCTCGCGCAAACCGGCTACCAGCGCCTCGTGATTTCGGGCGGCGTCGGCGCCAACCAGCGCCTGCGCGCGCAACTTGCCGCCGCGGGACAGCGCGAAGGCTTCCGGACCTATTTCCCGCGCCTCGCTTTCTGCACCGACAACGGCGCGATGATTGCGCTGGCGGGTTCGATCCGGCTCGCGGTCGGACAACACACCGGCCCGGAAATCCGGGTCCAGCCGCGCTGGGATCTGCAGACCCTGCCGGAAGTCGCGTAG
- a CDS encoding Dihydroneopterin aldolase encodes MDSVFIEGLVVETLIGIYDGERAARQPLVIDLELGFDHTRPAASGSIDDAIDYAAVVAVIKTFVADSNCGLLEQLAENCCAMLRQRFDGVRSVDLRLDKPAAAQALGCRHIGVRIQRQFA; translated from the coding sequence ATGGACAGCGTTTTCATCGAAGGCCTCGTCGTCGAAACCCTGATCGGCATCTACGACGGCGAGCGCGCCGCGCGCCAGCCGCTGGTGATCGACCTGGAACTCGGCTTCGACCACACCCGGCCCGCCGCCAGCGGCAGCATCGACGACGCCATCGATTACGCCGCGGTCGTCGCCGTCATCAAGACCTTCGTCGCGGACTCCAATTGCGGTCTGCTGGAGCAGCTCGCCGAAAATTGTTGCGCGATGCTGCGGCAAAGGTTCGACGGCGTCCGCAGTGTTGATCTGCGCCTCGACAAGCCCGCGGCCGCGCAAGCGCTCGGCTGCCGACATATCGGCGTGCGCATCCAGCGGCAGTTCGCCTGA